Proteins co-encoded in one Dyadobacter sp. CECT 9275 genomic window:
- a CDS encoding DUF1611 domain-containing protein produces the protein MQKAILLTAGLLDTPDAKTAHGLIRESERFEIVGVVDGKHAGKDAGEVLDGIFRNIPIFAGVEDAMSAAPAYCIVGVATTGGKFPGFMLKMVETAVQNKLSVINGLHDYLSEHKDIVDLAAENGVELHDIRKPKSFRDLHFWTGEILQLKTPVVAVMGTDCALGKRTATRLLVKACWEAGLQAQMIYTGQTGWLQGGQYGFIFDSTLNDFVSGELEHAILTCARETNPDIIFIEGQSALRNPSGPCGAEFLLSGMAKQVILVHSPTREYFDMEPHFGKIPTVESEIELIRLYGSQVIGLALNTENCDEETYRSFQKKYETELGIPVLLPIQEGCEGIVPVMKAMVP, from the coding sequence ATGCAGAAAGCTATTTTACTCACCGCCGGGCTTTTGGACACTCCCGATGCTAAAACTGCACACGGGCTGATTCGTGAAAGCGAGCGTTTTGAAATTGTGGGAGTGGTTGACGGTAAACATGCTGGTAAGGATGCCGGGGAGGTACTGGACGGGATTTTTCGGAACATCCCCATTTTTGCCGGAGTGGAAGACGCGATGTCGGCCGCTCCTGCTTACTGTATTGTCGGGGTGGCAACAACAGGTGGTAAATTTCCAGGTTTTATGCTGAAAATGGTGGAAACAGCTGTTCAGAATAAATTGTCCGTTATTAACGGGCTGCATGATTACCTTTCAGAGCATAAGGATATCGTGGATCTTGCAGCAGAGAACGGAGTGGAGCTGCATGACATCCGTAAACCCAAATCCTTCCGTGACCTTCATTTTTGGACCGGGGAGATACTTCAACTTAAAACCCCTGTGGTAGCCGTTATGGGTACAGACTGCGCCCTGGGCAAACGTACCGCTACCCGGTTACTGGTGAAAGCCTGCTGGGAGGCCGGGCTTCAGGCCCAGATGATCTATACCGGACAAACAGGCTGGCTGCAGGGAGGACAGTATGGTTTTATTTTTGATTCAACCCTGAATGATTTTGTTTCGGGAGAGCTCGAACATGCGATCCTGACCTGTGCCAGGGAGACCAACCCCGACATCATTTTTATTGAGGGGCAGTCGGCATTAAGGAATCCGAGCGGTCCTTGCGGGGCGGAATTCCTGCTTTCGGGTATGGCCAAACAGGTGATTCTGGTTCACTCTCCTACCAGGGAATATTTTGACATGGAACCGCATTTTGGTAAAATCCCCACGGTTGAATCGGAAATTGAGCTGATCCGTCTCTATGGCTCGCAAGTAATAGGATTGGCACTGAATACTGAAAATTGTGACGAGGAGACGTACAGGTCTTTTCAAAAGAAATATGAAACCGAACTGGGGATCCCGGTTTTACTTCCTATTCAGGAGGGTTGTGAGGGTATTGTTCCGGTTATGAAAGCAATGGTACCATGA
- a CDS encoding Lrp/AsnC family transcriptional regulator: MTEDLDKKILNLLQKNAKLTIKELAETLEMSTTPVFERIKRLEREGVIKGYVAIIDQEKVGRGQTVFVNIKMPVYTAENIALFEDQIREMPQVLECYHLAGPIDYQLKVVVENIKEYDRFLLEISKIRNVNIESSVIVLHDVKQQTAITL, from the coding sequence ATGACGGAAGACCTGGACAAGAAAATTCTAAATCTGCTGCAAAAAAACGCCAAGCTCACTATTAAAGAACTTGCCGAAACACTGGAAATGAGTACCACGCCTGTTTTTGAGCGCATCAAACGCCTGGAACGAGAAGGTGTCATCAAGGGATATGTGGCTATTATAGACCAGGAAAAGGTGGGGCGCGGACAAACGGTTTTTGTCAATATAAAAATGCCGGTATACACGGCTGAAAACATTGCCCTTTTTGAGGATCAGATCAGGGAAATGCCACAAGTACTTGAATGTTACCATCTGGCCGGCCCTATCGATTATCAGCTTAAAGTTGTGGTAGAAAACATCAAAGAATACGACCGCTTCCTGCTGGAAATATCCAAAATCCGGAACGTAAATATCGAAAGCAGCGTGATTGTGCTGCATGACGTGAAACAACAAACTGCCATTACATTATGA
- a CDS encoding serine hydrolase domain-containing protein codes for MYKSCLNRPKTRWAGVVILAGLFLFSCKTSKKVTVTKDMKTRLDNLLATVPDFSGVLLVADQGKIVYHKAWGYRSFETKESMDTASVFELASVSKQFTALTIMQMKEAGKLSFDDPIDKYLPGLPYTGVTIRHLLTHTSGLPDYQEIMDKYWNKTKVAGNTDNIAYLIQYHPPRLFEPGEKYAYSNTGYMLLASITEKVSGQDFITFCRTRFFGPAQMTQTDIRTVAEKKQLPNLAAGHIYVKEKQQYVPADSFPQFNYAIWLGNRKGPGRVSSTSADLLKWDRILYSGKIVKPETLLEAFSPTRLNDDSLSWYGFGWKIRQSKKGKVVWHNGDNPGYATQFERYIDADKTIILLSNNAHPKIPDILQSVEAIVEE; via the coding sequence ATGTATAAATCTTGTTTAAACCGGCCAAAAACCCGATGGGCAGGGGTGGTGATTTTAGCAGGGCTCTTTTTATTTTCCTGTAAAACTTCCAAAAAAGTAACGGTCACTAAGGATATGAAAACCAGGCTGGACAACCTGTTGGCAACCGTTCCTGACTTCAGTGGTGTGCTGCTCGTGGCAGACCAGGGAAAAATCGTTTATCATAAAGCATGGGGTTACAGAAGTTTTGAAACGAAGGAATCGATGGATACCGCTTCTGTTTTTGAGCTGGCTTCGGTGTCCAAACAGTTTACCGCCCTGACGATCATGCAAATGAAAGAAGCCGGAAAATTATCTTTTGACGACCCGATTGACAAATATCTCCCGGGCCTGCCTTATACGGGCGTCACAATCCGGCACCTGCTCACGCACACATCAGGACTTCCTGATTATCAAGAAATTATGGATAAGTATTGGAACAAAACCAAAGTGGCCGGTAATACGGATAACATCGCCTATCTGATACAGTACCACCCGCCCAGGCTTTTTGAACCGGGAGAAAAGTATGCATACAGTAATACCGGTTATATGCTTCTGGCGAGTATCACCGAAAAAGTTTCCGGCCAGGATTTCATCACATTCTGCAGAACCCGTTTTTTCGGACCAGCACAAATGACGCAAACCGATATCAGGACCGTTGCCGAAAAAAAGCAGCTGCCCAACCTGGCAGCGGGGCATATTTATGTAAAGGAAAAACAACAGTATGTACCTGCCGACTCATTTCCTCAGTTTAATTACGCCATCTGGCTTGGCAATCGGAAGGGTCCGGGCAGGGTAAGCTCCACCTCCGCCGACCTGCTGAAATGGGACAGGATCTTGTATTCGGGTAAAATTGTGAAACCGGAAACACTGCTGGAAGCATTTTCACCAACCCGCCTGAACGACGACTCGCTTTCCTGGTATGGCTTTGGCTGGAAGATCAGACAAAGTAAAAAAGGAAAAGTAGTGTGGCACAACGGAGATAACCCAGGTTATGCCACACAATTTGAACGTTATATTGATGCAGACAAAACCATTATCCTGCTGTCCAACAACGCTCATCCGAAAATTCCGGACATCCTTCAAAGCGTGGAAGCTATTGTAGAAGAATAG
- a CDS encoding sugar MFS transporter, producing the protein MEMTRPKTYIYPLVIIAILFFVFGFITWVNGILIPYFQICLELSTFQSLFVAFASYIAYFFMAIPSAWILQHTGYKKGMVIGLVVMAIGTFMFLPAAYSRTYLVFLGGLFVTGTGLALLQTAANPYVAIIGPAESTAQRIGFMGIANKTAGILSQRILGAIFLLNADSIVESISAATNVERAAILDEYILKVVNPYLVITLILLALAVLVWLSKLPEIDEHADQSVSADSGTDDRTSVFQYPYLVLGVLALFMSAACEVIPIDGIIVYSRALGIPLNEARHFAEYALYAMLVGYVSSTILIPRWLSQQAALMYCAIGGIVMVTASYFTSGLISVYCLICTGFGSALLWGTIWGLAIRNLKRFTKIGSALLLMSVIGGGIFPLIFGTLIDYNPGWPQTSVLVLIPCYLFLFYYAVWGYRLGRWKTVIPAETTV; encoded by the coding sequence ATGGAAATGACCAGGCCAAAAACATACATTTATCCTCTCGTTATTATTGCAATCCTGTTCTTTGTCTTCGGTTTTATAACCTGGGTAAACGGAATCCTGATACCCTATTTTCAGATCTGCCTGGAGCTGTCCACCTTCCAGTCGTTATTTGTGGCTTTTGCTTCTTACATCGCTTACTTTTTTATGGCCATTCCTTCTGCCTGGATACTACAGCATACGGGTTATAAAAAAGGAATGGTGATCGGACTGGTGGTGATGGCTATAGGTACTTTTATGTTTTTGCCTGCGGCTTATTCCAGAACTTACCTTGTGTTTCTGGGCGGTTTGTTTGTAACGGGTACCGGCCTGGCATTGCTTCAGACGGCGGCAAACCCGTATGTAGCGATCATCGGACCTGCGGAAAGTACTGCGCAAAGAATCGGGTTTATGGGGATTGCCAATAAAACCGCGGGAATATTGAGCCAACGAATTCTGGGAGCCATATTTTTATTGAATGCCGATAGTATCGTTGAAAGCATCAGCGCTGCAACAAATGTGGAAAGGGCAGCAATTCTGGACGAATATATTCTGAAGGTTGTGAATCCATATCTGGTGATCACCCTCATCCTGCTGGCTCTGGCGGTGCTGGTATGGCTTTCTAAACTTCCGGAGATAGATGAGCACGCCGACCAGTCTGTGTCTGCAGATTCTGGAACAGATGACCGGACCAGTGTATTCCAGTATCCTTATCTGGTACTGGGTGTACTGGCACTTTTTATGTCTGCTGCATGTGAAGTAATTCCTATTGACGGCATTATTGTCTACAGCCGCGCGTTGGGTATCCCGCTAAACGAAGCCAGGCATTTTGCGGAATATGCCCTGTATGCCATGCTGGTCGGATATGTTTCCAGTACAATCCTTATTCCCAGGTGGTTGTCGCAACAGGCTGCGCTGATGTACTGTGCCATTGGTGGAATTGTGATGGTGACGGCTTCTTATTTCACCAGCGGGCTGATCTCCGTATATTGTCTGATCTGCACGGGTTTCGGATCGGCACTGTTGTGGGGTACGATATGGGGCTTGGCCATCAGAAATCTGAAAAGATTTACAAAGATCGGGTCCGCATTATTGCTGATGTCGGTCATTGGCGGAGGGATATTCCCGTTGATCTTCGGTACCCTGATCGATTACAATCCTGGCTGGCCGCAAACCTCGGTGCTGGTGCTCATTCCCTGTTATCTGTTTCTGTTTTACTACGCAGTGTGGGGTTACCGGCTGGGAAGGTGGAAAACTGTGATTCCCGCAGAAACCACAGTTTAA